One Globicephala melas chromosome 6, mGloMel1.2, whole genome shotgun sequence genomic window carries:
- the SURF6 gene encoding surfeit locus protein 6: MASLLAKDAYLQSLAKKICSQPSPEPQKRKSAGKTQVSEAAGPPKKKRKRAQKKSREREEKAAEPKAQAPVEKSQARTPVAAKEKEDEARSSTGAPADGLVSEPGSLFALDVLRQRLHEKIREARGQGSAKELSPAALEKRRRRKQERDRKKRKRRELRAKEKAAEALEGVEAAEPPPEAPHEEAQAQSGLLFNKVEVSEEEPGSKAQRRKEKRQKLKGNLTPLTGRNYRQLLERLQARQARLEELRDQDAGQARELEARMQWTNLLYKAEGVKIRDDEHLLQEALKRKEKRRAQRQRAWEKRTAHVLGKMQQRQDRRRQNLRKKKAARAERRLEKARKKGRILPQDLERAGLV; this comes from the exons ATGGCTTCTCTGCTTGCGAAGGATGCCTACCTGCAGAGTCTGGCCAAGAAGAtctgctcccagcccagccccgagccACAGAAGCGCAAGTCGG CTGGCAAAACTCAAGTCTCAGAAGCTGCTGGGCCCcccaaaaagaagaggaagagagcacAGAAGAAATCCCGGGAGCGGGAGGAGAAGGCTGCAGAACCCAAGGCCCAGGCCCCTGTGGAGAAGTCTCAAGCCAGGACACCAGTGGCAGCCAAGGAGAAAGAGGATGAGGCCCGCAGCTCGACCGGGGCCCCTGCGG ATGGCCTGGTCAGTGAGCCTGGCTCGCTGTTTGCCTTGGACGTTCTGCGGCAGCGCCTGCATGAGAAGATCCGGGAGGCACGGGGCCAG GGCAGCGCCAAGGAGTTGTCTCCAGCTGCTTTGGAGAAAAGACGCCGGAGGAAGCAGGAGCGCGACCGGAAGAAGAGGAAGCGGAGGGAACTGAGAGCAAAGGAGAAGGCGGCCGAGGCCCTCGAGGGGGTGGAGGCTGCCGAGCCGCCGCCCGAGGCGCCCCACGAGGAGGCGCAGGCCCAGTCGGGGCTGCTCTTCAACAAG GTGGAGGTGAGCGAGGAGGAGCCGGGCAGCAAGGCCCAGCGTAGGAAGGAGAAGAGGCAGAAGCTGAAGGGGAACCTGACGCCGCTGACGGGCAGGAACTACCGGCAGCTACTGGAGCGCCTGCAGGCGCGGCAGGCCCGGCTGGAGGAGCTGCGGGACCAGGACGCGGGCCAGGCCCGGGAGCTCGAGGCCAGGATGCAGTGGACCAACCTGCTGTACAAGGCCGAGGGCGTGAAGATCCGCGACGACGAGCACCTGCTGCAGGAGGCCCTGAAGCGCAAGGAGAAGCGGCGGGCGCAGCGGCAGCGCGCATGGGAGAAGCGCACGGCGCACGTGCTGGGGAAGATGCAGCAGCGGCAGGACAGGCGGCGGCAGAACCTGCGCAAGAAGAAGGCGGCCAGGGCCGAGCGGCGCCTGGAGAAGGCTCGCAAGAAGGGCCGCATCCTGCCCCAGGACCTGGAGCGGGCCGGCCTGGTCTGA
- the MED22 gene encoding mediator of RNA polymerase II transcription subunit 22 isoform X1, whose protein sequence is MAQQRALPQSKETLLQSYNKRLKDDVKSIMDNFTEIIKTAKFPLHRRVLVMTGGVYLCKAVTMGIIASARRQGEKPGKASQIEDETQVSRATQGEQDNYEMHVRAANIVRAGESLMKLVSDLKQFLILNDFPSVNEAIDERSQQLRALQEECDRKLIALRDEVSTDLYELEEEYYSSSSSLCEANDLPLCEAYWRLDLDTDSADGLSVPLPASPEPSAGPLQAAAPAHSHAGGPGPAEHA, encoded by the exons ATGGCCCAGCAGAGAGCCCTGCCGCAAAGCAAGGAGACGCTGCTGCAGTCTTACAACAAGCGACTCAAGGATGATGTCAAGTCCATCATGGACAACTTCACCGAGATCATCAAGACCGCCAAG tttcccctgcaTCGTAGGGTCCTTGTGATGACTGGAGGAGTTTATCTGTGTAAAGCGGTTACCATGGGGATTATTGCGAGCGCACGCCGTCAGGGAGAGAAGCCGGGGAAGGCCTCCCAG ATTGAGGACGAGACGCAGGTGTCAAGGGCCACTCAGGGCGAGCAAGATAATTACGAGATGCACGTGCGAGCCGCCAACATC GTCCGAGCCGGCGAGTCCCTGATGAAGCTGGTGTCCGACCTCAAGCAGTTCCTCATCCTCAACGACTTCCCGTCGGTGAATGAGGCCATCGACGAGCGCAGCCAGCAGCTGCGAGCTCTGCAGGAGGAGTGTGACCGGAAGCTCATCGCCCTGCGGGATGAGGTCTCCACAGACCTCTACGAGCTGGAGGAGGAGTATTACTCGTCCAG CTCAAGTCTTTGCGAAGCTAATGATCTGCCTCTGTGTGAAGCTTACTGGAGGCTGGACCTCGACACAGACTCCGCCGACGGCCTCTCAGTCCCTCTGCCGGCGTCCCCGGAGCCCAGTGCTGGCCCCCTGCAGGCTGCAGCCCCTGCCCACTCCCACGCCGGTGGCCCCGGCCCCGCAGAGCACGCCTGA
- the MED22 gene encoding mediator of RNA polymerase II transcription subunit 22 isoform X2, which yields MMSSPSWTTSPRSSRPPRVLVMTGGVYLCKAVTMGIIASARRQGEKPGKASQIEDETQVSRATQGEQDNYEMHVRAANIVRAGESLMKLVSDLKQFLILNDFPSVNEAIDERSQQLRALQEECDRKLIALRDEVSTDLYELEEEYYSSSSSLCEANDLPLCEAYWRLDLDTDSADGLSVPLPASPEPSAGPLQAAAPAHSHAGGPGPAEHA from the exons ATGATGTCAAGTCCATCATGGACAACTTCACCGAGATCATCAAGACCGCCAAG GGTCCTTGTGATGACTGGAGGAGTTTATCTGTGTAAAGCGGTTACCATGGGGATTATTGCGAGCGCACGCCGTCAGGGAGAGAAGCCGGGGAAGGCCTCCCAG ATTGAGGACGAGACGCAGGTGTCAAGGGCCACTCAGGGCGAGCAAGATAATTACGAGATGCACGTGCGAGCCGCCAACATC GTCCGAGCCGGCGAGTCCCTGATGAAGCTGGTGTCCGACCTCAAGCAGTTCCTCATCCTCAACGACTTCCCGTCGGTGAATGAGGCCATCGACGAGCGCAGCCAGCAGCTGCGAGCTCTGCAGGAGGAGTGTGACCGGAAGCTCATCGCCCTGCGGGATGAGGTCTCCACAGACCTCTACGAGCTGGAGGAGGAGTATTACTCGTCCAG CTCAAGTCTTTGCGAAGCTAATGATCTGCCTCTGTGTGAAGCTTACTGGAGGCTGGACCTCGACACAGACTCCGCCGACGGCCTCTCAGTCCCTCTGCCGGCGTCCCCGGAGCCCAGTGCTGGCCCCCTGCAGGCTGCAGCCCCTGCCCACTCCCACGCCGGTGGCCCCGGCCCCGCAGAGCACGCCTGA
- the MED22 gene encoding mediator of RNA polymerase II transcription subunit 22 isoform X3, translated as MAQQRALPQSKETLLQSYNKRLKDDVKSIMDNFTEIIKTAKIEDETQVSRATQGEQDNYEMHVRAANIVRAGESLMKLVSDLKQFLILNDFPSVNEAIDERSQQLRALQEECDRKLIALRDEVSTDLYELEEEYYSSSSSLCEANDLPLCEAYWRLDLDTDSADGLSVPLPASPEPSAGPLQAAAPAHSHAGGPGPAEHA; from the exons ATGGCCCAGCAGAGAGCCCTGCCGCAAAGCAAGGAGACGCTGCTGCAGTCTTACAACAAGCGACTCAAGGATGATGTCAAGTCCATCATGGACAACTTCACCGAGATCATCAAGACCGCCAAG ATTGAGGACGAGACGCAGGTGTCAAGGGCCACTCAGGGCGAGCAAGATAATTACGAGATGCACGTGCGAGCCGCCAACATC GTCCGAGCCGGCGAGTCCCTGATGAAGCTGGTGTCCGACCTCAAGCAGTTCCTCATCCTCAACGACTTCCCGTCGGTGAATGAGGCCATCGACGAGCGCAGCCAGCAGCTGCGAGCTCTGCAGGAGGAGTGTGACCGGAAGCTCATCGCCCTGCGGGATGAGGTCTCCACAGACCTCTACGAGCTGGAGGAGGAGTATTACTCGTCCAG CTCAAGTCTTTGCGAAGCTAATGATCTGCCTCTGTGTGAAGCTTACTGGAGGCTGGACCTCGACACAGACTCCGCCGACGGCCTCTCAGTCCCTCTGCCGGCGTCCCCGGAGCCCAGTGCTGGCCCCCTGCAGGCTGCAGCCCCTGCCCACTCCCACGCCGGTGGCCCCGGCCCCGCAGAGCACGCCTGA